The Chryseolinea soli genome contains a region encoding:
- a CDS encoding DUF1624 domain-containing protein: MNPSPNIGGPSRIQSVDFLRGAVMIIMAIDHVRVYSGIPAGGPTADVFFTRWITHYCAPTFVFFAGTSAFLYFQKTGDKGAVAKFLLTRGLLLVFLEMTVIRFFWMFNFDYATFTFTGVIWMLGWCMVLMAALVNLRPSTLGIAGLVIIFGQQVFQFVPQLFPASLQGSVAKLWGFFYPPAMEGLAGAGNLSGTSGMDKPFGLSIFYVIIPWIGVMMAGYGFGTLLLRPSAEVRKLCWQIGIGAVVLFFVGGIAMTILNTIPDDTTPFLFRFLGQKKYPPSQLFLLMTLGPIIALVPWAEKTRGRLADAVKIIGRVPMFYYLLHLLLIHLSAFIVNLLLYGEIHQDWYTNAPFVGMAEDQRWGLPLLYLVWAIDVVILYYVCRWYARYKADHPEIAWMKYI; encoded by the coding sequence ATGAATCCTTCTCCCAACATCGGTGGACCTTCTCGCATACAGTCGGTGGACTTCCTGCGAGGAGCTGTCATGATCATTATGGCCATTGACCACGTGCGTGTCTACTCCGGCATTCCCGCCGGGGGACCGACCGCCGATGTTTTCTTTACCCGTTGGATCACCCACTACTGCGCACCGACATTTGTTTTCTTCGCGGGCACCAGCGCGTTCCTGTATTTTCAGAAGACCGGGGATAAGGGAGCCGTTGCAAAATTCTTGCTCACCCGCGGCCTGCTGCTGGTGTTCTTGGAAATGACGGTGATCCGTTTTTTCTGGATGTTCAATTTCGATTATGCCACGTTCACCTTCACCGGCGTGATCTGGATGCTGGGATGGTGCATGGTGCTGATGGCGGCGCTGGTCAACCTGCGTCCGTCAACGCTAGGCATAGCGGGTTTGGTCATCATTTTTGGTCAACAGGTTTTTCAGTTTGTGCCGCAGCTTTTTCCAGCGTCCCTGCAAGGATCAGTAGCAAAACTGTGGGGCTTCTTCTATCCACCGGCCATGGAAGGGTTGGCTGGCGCGGGAAATCTTTCCGGCACGTCGGGCATGGACAAACCGTTTGGCCTCAGCATTTTCTATGTGATCATCCCTTGGATTGGGGTGATGATGGCGGGATACGGTTTTGGGACGTTGCTGCTCCGCCCGTCAGCTGAAGTGAGAAAGCTCTGTTGGCAAATCGGCATCGGAGCCGTAGTTCTTTTTTTCGTCGGCGGGATCGCCATGACGATATTGAACACCATTCCCGATGACACTACACCTTTCCTGTTCCGGTTTCTCGGTCAAAAAAAATATCCGCCTTCTCAACTCTTCCTGCTGATGACCCTCGGTCCCATCATTGCGTTGGTGCCCTGGGCTGAGAAAACACGCGGCCGCCTGGCCGACGCAGTGAAGATCATCGGGCGCGTACCCATGTTTTATTACCTCCTGCATTTGTTGCTCATCCACCTTTCTGCGTTCATCGTGAATCTTTTGTTATATGGGGAAATACATCAAGACTGGTACACGAATGCACCGTTTGTGGGCATGGCCGAAGATCAGCGATGGGGCCTGCCGTTGTTGTACCTGGTGTGGGCCATCGATGTGGTGATCCTCTATTATGTCTGCCGGTGGTATGCCCGGTATAAGGCCGATCATCCGGAAATAGCATGGATGAAATACATATGA
- a CDS encoding PadR family transcriptional regulator gives MKGYIGEFEELVLITIASLGENAYGVAIKEDIEMRAGRDISLGALHSTITRLGEKKFIQSWLGEPTQERGGRRKRFFELTHQGKVALHDIKALRDELWKLSKATLTLAK, from the coding sequence ATGAAAGGCTACATTGGCGAATTTGAAGAGCTGGTACTGATCACCATCGCAAGCCTGGGCGAAAATGCTTACGGCGTAGCGATCAAAGAAGACATTGAAATGCGGGCCGGCCGCGACATCAGTCTGGGAGCGTTGCATTCCACCATCACGCGGCTGGGAGAAAAAAAATTTATTCAATCGTGGCTTGGCGAACCCACGCAAGAGCGGGGAGGGAGACGAAAGCGCTTCTTTGAACTCACTCACCAGGGAAAGGTCGCGCTGCACGATATCAAAGCATTGCGCGATGAACTTTGGAAACTTTCAAAAGCCACCCTTACGCTCGCCAAATGA
- a CDS encoding permease prefix domain 2-containing transporter, whose protein sequence is MKTKPSVKPPHLADRLFEWYCSNASIEDLHGDLEELFFRNLERMSVRRAKWRYWQQVLSLIFSYALRRRKETAAFHPYSSSSAQTAMLLSYLKIGFRNLVKNKGYAMVNIGGLAISGAVGLIIVLFIAHELSYDRYNAKAAPHLSAEL, encoded by the coding sequence ATGAAAACAAAACCCTCCGTTAAACCCCCACACCTGGCCGACCGGCTTTTTGAATGGTACTGCAGCAACGCTTCTATTGAGGATTTGCATGGCGACTTGGAAGAATTGTTTTTCAGAAACCTGGAGAGAATGTCGGTACGCCGCGCCAAGTGGAGGTACTGGCAACAGGTGCTATCACTGATTTTTTCCTATGCCCTTCGGCGAAGAAAAGAAACGGCTGCGTTTCATCCCTATTCGAGCTCGTCCGCACAAACGGCAATGCTTCTCAGTTACTTAAAGATTGGATTCCGGAACCTGGTCAAAAATAAAGGCTACGCAATGGTGAACATCGGCGGGTTGGCCATTTCCGGTGCCGTCGGTCTTATCATCGTATTGTTCATTGCACATGAACTGAGCTATGACCGTTACAATGCCAAAGCCGCCCCGCATTTATCGGCTGAACTTTGA
- a CDS encoding FtsX-like permease family protein: protein MATTPAMAATALQQEFPEIESTTRFLDYGTYLVRTAEAKESVKEYHVLWTDSTVFKIFSFHVLEGNANNALADPYGVAISKRTAVKYFGNASALGKSLVLDNRIHTQVTAVFEDLPAASHFHADMLISLAGDWPAAREARFNGFSNNNFNSYVLLRPEADAQRLEAKLPSFVEKYNGPSKGGDFARLELMPLLDIHLHSQLRGELETNGDIIYVYLFFTVAVFVLIIACINFMNLATAQSTQRAKEVGIRKVLGSQRGHLVRQFLLESFIITGVGFAAAVGLAYLLTSMFSNILQKPLQLPLTEPWFYAALCVATFIVSFLAGAYPSLFLSAFKPVDVLKGQTPLRSRGVLRSGLVVFQFVVSIFLIVGALTVNQQVAYIQNKKLGFEKDHVLLVKDAYALRPNSGAYKTEAAKIPAVRSTTVSGFIPVEGGSDFPRRDRSFWREGTQPSSDNLVNIQQWSVDFDYITTLGLEVVDGRGFSEDFPSDSVGVVLNKTAADHFGLGPDPIGKRIATFGGGRVPDFDHPLFYTVVGVVDDFHFSSLKENIGPLALFLGRSDGFVSIRFDGDPRRVIEGLEAAWKRMAPGQPFQYSFLDQEFGRMYAGEQRLAKLFGIFAAFAVIIACVGLFALTAYTSRQRTKEIGIRKVLGASVASIVFLLSGEFTKLIVIAFVIAVPLAWAGVQWWLESFTYKAEVGLVVYAAAGILVLVIAWLTTWYHSYRAASADPVKSIRTE from the coding sequence ATGGCCACCACACCAGCGATGGCCGCCACCGCCTTGCAACAAGAATTTCCCGAAATTGAATCGACCACGCGGTTCCTCGACTATGGTACGTATTTGGTTAGAACGGCCGAAGCCAAGGAAAGCGTCAAGGAATACCATGTGCTGTGGACCGACAGTACGGTCTTTAAAATTTTTTCGTTCCATGTGCTCGAAGGCAATGCCAACAACGCCTTGGCTGATCCCTACGGCGTGGCGATCAGCAAGCGCACGGCTGTGAAATATTTTGGCAATGCCAGCGCACTGGGAAAATCCCTTGTGCTCGACAACCGCATCCACACCCAGGTCACCGCTGTTTTTGAAGATCTCCCTGCGGCATCTCACTTCCATGCCGACATGCTCATCTCGTTGGCGGGCGATTGGCCCGCGGCGCGTGAGGCAAGGTTCAATGGATTTTCCAACAACAACTTCAATAGCTATGTTTTGCTTCGGCCTGAAGCCGATGCGCAAAGACTGGAAGCCAAACTACCTTCATTCGTGGAGAAGTACAATGGCCCATCCAAAGGCGGCGATTTTGCCCGGCTTGAACTGATGCCCCTGCTGGACATCCATTTGCATTCGCAGCTCCGAGGCGAGCTGGAAACAAATGGCGACATCATCTATGTCTATTTGTTTTTTACGGTGGCAGTATTTGTTCTCATCATCGCTTGCATCAATTTCATGAACCTGGCCACCGCGCAATCCACACAGCGTGCAAAAGAAGTCGGCATCCGGAAAGTGTTAGGGTCACAGCGCGGACACCTGGTCCGGCAATTTTTGCTGGAGTCTTTCATCATTACGGGAGTGGGTTTCGCAGCCGCCGTGGGCCTGGCGTATTTGCTGACGAGCATGTTCTCCAATATCCTTCAGAAACCACTGCAGCTTCCGCTAACGGAGCCGTGGTTCTACGCAGCGCTGTGCGTCGCCACATTCATCGTGAGCTTCCTGGCAGGGGCATATCCTTCTCTTTTCTTGTCGGCCTTTAAACCCGTGGATGTTTTGAAAGGACAAACCCCCTTGCGTTCCAGAGGTGTTTTGCGCAGCGGCCTGGTGGTGTTTCAATTTGTGGTTTCTATTTTTCTCATTGTAGGGGCCCTCACGGTAAACCAACAGGTGGCGTATATTCAGAACAAGAAACTCGGTTTCGAAAAGGATCACGTGTTGCTCGTGAAAGACGCCTACGCCCTTCGTCCCAATAGCGGCGCGTATAAAACAGAGGCGGCGAAGATCCCTGCCGTGCGCAGCACCACCGTGTCGGGATTTATTCCCGTTGAAGGTGGTTCGGACTTTCCCCGGCGCGATCGCTCATTTTGGAGAGAAGGGACTCAGCCCTCGTCGGATAACTTGGTCAACATCCAGCAATGGAGTGTGGATTTTGACTACATCACAACGCTAGGGCTAGAAGTAGTCGACGGGCGGGGCTTTTCAGAGGACTTCCCATCGGACTCCGTCGGTGTGGTCTTGAATAAAACTGCCGCCGATCACTTTGGCCTGGGTCCCGATCCCATTGGCAAGCGGATCGCTACATTTGGCGGCGGCCGTGTCCCCGATTTTGATCATCCGTTGTTCTATACCGTGGTCGGCGTCGTGGACGATTTTCATTTTTCTTCATTGAAAGAGAACATCGGGCCACTGGCACTTTTCCTGGGCAGGAGTGACGGGTTTGTCAGCATTCGGTTTGACGGCGATCCTCGGCGCGTCATTGAGGGATTGGAAGCCGCGTGGAAACGCATGGCGCCCGGTCAGCCTTTTCAATATTCCTTTCTCGACCAGGAATTCGGGCGGATGTATGCCGGCGAGCAGCGTCTGGCAAAATTGTTCGGCATCTTTGCTGCCTTTGCCGTCATCATTGCCTGCGTCGGATTGTTTGCCCTGACAGCCTACACGTCGCGACAGCGCACAAAAGAGATCGGTATCCGAAAGGTTTTGGGGGCTTCCGTGGCAAGCATTGTCTTTTTGTTGTCGGGTGAGTTTACAAAATTGATTGTTATTGCTTTTGTCATCGCCGTGCCGTTGGCTTGGGCTGGGGTGCAATGGTGGTTGGAGAGCTTTACATATAAGGCGGAAGTTGGACTCGTGGTGTATGCTGCGGCGGGGATCTTGGTTTTAGTGATTGCCTGGTTGACGACGTGGTATCATTCGTATCGCGCGGCTTCGGCTGATCCGGTGAAGTCTATTCGCACGGAGTAG
- a CDS encoding DUF2061 domain-containing protein, which produces MFLTNQNTMDSHVRSVVKGVSWRIVGTIDTIILSFIVTGNIGNALKIGFTEVFTKIFLYYLHERIWNTTSFGRTRDKKPSHLRSLLKGVSWRAVGTLDTMFIAYFITGVPLDALKIGGFEVFTKVAFFYIHERIWSGIKWGRGAVIAQPEEVVAAQETTLQS; this is translated from the coding sequence ATGTTTTTGACCAACCAGAATACGATGGACAGCCACGTGAGAAGCGTCGTGAAGGGCGTGAGCTGGCGGATCGTGGGAACCATCGACACCATCATCCTGTCCTTTATCGTTACAGGAAACATCGGCAACGCGCTCAAAATCGGGTTCACGGAAGTGTTCACGAAGATATTTTTATACTATCTCCACGAACGGATCTGGAACACGACATCCTTTGGCCGGACCCGCGACAAAAAACCTTCGCACTTGCGCAGCTTGTTGAAAGGCGTTTCGTGGCGTGCAGTGGGTACGTTGGACACCATGTTCATCGCCTATTTTATTACCGGGGTTCCCCTCGACGCGCTTAAGATCGGCGGCTTTGAAGTATTTACGAAGGTGGCGTTCTTCTATATCCACGAACGCATCTGGAGTGGAATAAAGTGGGGACGTGGCGCGGTCATCGCCCAGCCCGAAGAAGTGGTGGCGGCCCAAGAGACCACGCTGCAATCCTGA
- a CDS encoding iron chaperone — MAKTMTNPPAESIDAYIADFPLNIRKMLKTIRTTIRKAAPRAEETIKYAMPTFTLDGNLIHFAAYQKHIGIYPVPMGVPGWDEALAPYVTGKGSLQLPLDKPMPLTLISKIVKFNAKRNAEKMKAKKK, encoded by the coding sequence ATGGCAAAGACCATGACAAACCCTCCCGCCGAAAGCATCGATGCCTACATCGCGGACTTTCCCTTGAACATTCGAAAAATGCTGAAGACCATCCGGACCACTATTCGCAAGGCCGCGCCACGGGCAGAAGAGACCATAAAATATGCGATGCCCACCTTTACGCTCGACGGAAATCTCATCCACTTTGCGGCGTATCAAAAACATATTGGAATCTACCCCGTGCCGATGGGTGTGCCGGGTTGGGATGAGGCACTGGCGCCTTACGTGACCGGCAAAGGCTCTTTACAGCTTCCGTTGGATAAGCCCATGCCTTTAACACTGATCAGCAAGATTGTAAAATTCAACGCAAAACGTAATGCCGAGAAAATGAAGGCTAAAAAGAAATAA
- a CDS encoding AraC family transcriptional regulator, whose product MKAVFEKVRAHEESSVTAFDYQGPVFDAPFHFHPEYELTYIVKSKGIRYVGNHISPFAEDDLVLIGSNVPHYWKSDKTKTTVARSLVIQWNDEIIQPLKEFAAIASLLKRAERGIKFDNVFARRVKSKLQEIIDSKGVNRYLQLLALLEELTHQKKVAFLSTPDHTFTLSHDVHDRLKCVQEYVHENYTRRITLAEMASQVSMTEQSFSRFFSNAMRKPFFSYLNEYRVQVAARLLAEGSTPVAQVGYGTGFESLPFFYRQFKKYKNTSPLQFRKLQMSGPS is encoded by the coding sequence ATGAAAGCCGTCTTTGAAAAAGTAAGGGCGCATGAAGAGAGCTCGGTGACCGCGTTCGATTACCAGGGACCGGTGTTCGACGCCCCGTTTCATTTTCATCCCGAATATGAATTGACCTACATCGTCAAGAGCAAAGGCATTCGCTATGTGGGCAATCACATCTCGCCGTTTGCTGAAGACGACCTGGTGCTCATCGGTTCGAACGTGCCCCACTATTGGAAAAGCGACAAGACCAAAACAACCGTTGCACGGTCGCTGGTGATCCAGTGGAACGACGAGATCATACAGCCCCTGAAAGAATTTGCGGCCATCGCGTCGCTGTTGAAACGCGCAGAACGCGGCATCAAATTCGATAACGTCTTTGCCCGTCGCGTAAAAAGTAAGCTGCAGGAAATCATCGACAGCAAGGGCGTGAATCGTTACCTGCAGCTGCTCGCTTTGTTGGAAGAATTGACGCATCAAAAAAAGGTCGCATTCCTTTCCACACCCGATCATACCTTCACACTTTCGCACGATGTGCACGACCGGTTGAAGTGCGTACAGGAATACGTACACGAAAATTATACGCGCCGCATCACGCTTGCCGAAATGGCTTCGCAGGTGTCTATGACGGAGCAATCGTTCTCGCGCTTCTTTAGCAATGCCATGCGAAAGCCTTTTTTCAGCTACCTGAACGAATACCGCGTACAGGTGGCCGCGCGGCTTTTGGCGGAGGGCTCCACACCCGTGGCACAGGTAGGATACGGCACTGGTTTTGAAAGCCTTCCCTTTTTTTACCGGCAGTTTAAAAAATACAAGAACACTTCGCCATTGCAGTTCAGAAAACTACAAATGTCTGGCCCATCGTAG
- a CDS encoding phytanoyl-CoA dioxygenase family protein produces MDMYSDLSEHHYLLGSMFPEANTRELWEAYKLSDDQLAFFEENGYLANIKLLEHDQIDQLNRELAEIMDPTHPLHHLFYEFHSNESEDANSVLFHSLGHWRITPGFHDILWNPRFVIPASQLLGNRAVRFWHDQLFCKPAHHGGVVAWHQDYSYWTRTTPMQHLTCWVALDDASSENGCLQYVPKSHRWDLLDRTSLAGDMEGLERFLTGEQKKQFANKVAIEMPRGYATFHHPLMVHGSYENRSPRSRRAFVLNVFADGTVSNTDEAVLTGVPAIATGNKMQGQFFPLLFDPATIR; encoded by the coding sequence ATGGACATGTACAGCGACCTTTCAGAGCATCATTATTTGCTGGGTTCGATGTTTCCCGAAGCCAACACACGCGAACTTTGGGAGGCCTATAAATTGTCGGACGACCAACTTGCGTTTTTTGAAGAGAACGGATACCTGGCCAACATCAAATTGTTGGAACATGACCAGATAGATCAGCTCAACCGGGAGTTGGCCGAGATCATGGACCCCACGCATCCGTTGCATCATTTGTTTTACGAATTCCATTCCAACGAATCGGAGGATGCAAATTCCGTCTTGTTCCACTCCCTGGGGCACTGGCGCATCACACCGGGCTTTCATGATATTTTGTGGAATCCGCGGTTTGTGATTCCGGCGTCACAATTGTTGGGAAATCGCGCCGTACGTTTTTGGCACGATCAACTGTTTTGCAAACCTGCACACCACGGCGGCGTTGTGGCATGGCACCAAGACTATAGCTATTGGACACGCACCACACCGATGCAACACCTCACCTGTTGGGTGGCGTTGGATGATGCCTCGAGCGAAAATGGTTGCTTGCAATACGTTCCCAAAAGTCACCGCTGGGATTTGCTGGACAGAACCAGCCTGGCCGGCGACATGGAAGGACTGGAAAGATTTCTAACCGGAGAACAGAAAAAACAATTTGCCAACAAAGTGGCCATCGAAATGCCGCGAGGCTACGCCACGTTCCATCATCCGCTCATGGTGCACGGCTCCTATGAGAACCGCTCGCCCCGCTCGCGCCGTGCATTTGTATTGAATGTATTTGCCGACGGCACGGTGTCGAATACCGATGAGGCAGTCTTGACGGGCGTGCCGGCCATTGCCACGGGTAATAAAATGCAAGGACAATTTTTTCCGTTGCTCTTCGATCCGGCGACGATCCGATGA
- the tsaA gene encoding tRNA (N6-threonylcarbamoyladenosine(37)-N6)-methyltransferase TrmO — protein MEKFALQPIGYIRSSLKTLEDCPLQESEGAPEAVIEIDAAYTEGIEGIRVGAPLVLLTWFHLADRRVLKCYPRRETTAPEIGVFTTRSPDRPNPVGLHRVKVIEVLPGKLKVHPLEALDGTPVIDIKPDISSR, from the coding sequence ATGGAAAAATTTGCATTACAACCCATTGGCTATATACGTTCATCGCTAAAGACTTTGGAAGATTGTCCTTTACAGGAAAGTGAAGGGGCACCGGAGGCCGTGATCGAAATCGATGCGGCGTACACCGAAGGTATTGAAGGCATCCGGGTAGGAGCTCCCCTGGTGTTGCTCACCTGGTTCCACCTTGCCGATCGCCGTGTTCTAAAATGTTATCCGCGGCGGGAGACCACCGCGCCGGAAATTGGCGTGTTCACGACGCGTTCTCCCGACCGACCTAATCCTGTCGGCCTGCATCGCGTGAAGGTCATTGAAGTGTTACCGGGCAAATTGAAAGTACATCCCCTGGAAGCGCTCGATGGCACGCCGGTGATCGATATCAAGCCGGACATTTCGTCGCGATAG
- a CDS encoding AraC family transcriptional regulator, giving the protein MQPVLERLPIKSEESFVVKYFDYRYYPTPWHFHPEYELVLVTASTGQRFIGDNIRTFHENDLALIGPNLPHLYKNGAEYYRSKSKLRAQSIVVHFLEHSFGADFLALPESRKIKSLLTRSTRGLDILGKTNESIRKKMFELCSLKGFPRMLKLLDVLQELSESRDYRYISNEPVKGVNAVESSRMNEVFDFVFNNYHREIRLEEVASLTNLAVNSFSRFFSQRTRKTFTSFLNEVRLGQATKLLISQDKSVSEVCFACGFNNLSNFNRQFKKVYKVSPLVFRQEYWKKIMK; this is encoded by the coding sequence ATGCAACCCGTACTCGAAAGATTGCCAATAAAATCGGAGGAATCCTTTGTGGTGAAGTATTTCGACTATCGCTACTACCCTACCCCGTGGCATTTTCATCCCGAATACGAACTGGTGCTGGTCACCGCCAGCACAGGGCAGCGCTTTATTGGAGACAACATCCGGACCTTTCATGAAAACGACCTGGCGCTTATCGGTCCCAATCTGCCGCACCTCTATAAAAATGGGGCCGAGTATTATCGTTCTAAAAGCAAGCTCCGCGCGCAGTCCATCGTGGTTCACTTTCTCGAACATTCCTTTGGCGCCGACTTTCTTGCGCTACCAGAATCCCGAAAAATTAAAAGCCTGCTCACCCGCAGCACTCGCGGCCTTGATATTTTGGGAAAGACCAATGAGAGCATCCGCAAAAAAATGTTCGAGCTCTGCTCGCTGAAAGGATTTCCCCGCATGCTCAAACTGCTGGATGTCCTGCAGGAACTTTCGGAGTCGCGCGACTATCGTTACATCTCCAACGAACCGGTGAAAGGCGTGAACGCTGTGGAGTCGTCGCGCATGAACGAAGTGTTCGACTTTGTTTTCAACAACTATCACCGCGAGATCCGCCTGGAGGAAGTGGCTTCGCTGACCAACCTGGCCGTGAATTCTTTCTCCAGGTTTTTTAGCCAGCGCACACGCAAAACCTTTACATCTTTTCTGAACGAAGTGCGCCTGGGGCAAGCCACCAAACTGCTGATCAGCCAGGACAAGAGTGTCTCGGAAGTTTGTTTTGCCTGCGGGTTCAACAATCTCTCCAATTTCAACCGGCAATTTAAAAAGGTATATAAAGTCAGTCCGCTGGTGTTCCGGCAGGAGTATTGGAAAAAGATCATGAAGTAA
- a CDS encoding immunity 49 family protein, with product MDRHDIGFQIDRIETYHEKFKVRLSSYVEALKIDFRSRDIISFYTSIINDIGYSIVLNCDKDEIFQSFFYALQFGLNHFKLASNPNKEREIQVGKTTIKTVGKETRDYIDFGTWMTVFYTAIILRDKKAIDFLTGLENRFMKQGNVSFDDVRIAEVEVYKVLFEDSKYLEKAIEIYELKEKEFSKTNPSRNWIDNQGTPVIMLCKSVLQKDAFGFNDLLEKALNKHKEYFSKKDRAADFWGWVSFPLLMICSYAYDNGISITVESDYIPRWLFEGDFKDCELNIK from the coding sequence ATGGATAGACACGACATAGGGTTTCAAATTGATAGGATAGAAACTTACCATGAAAAATTCAAAGTAAGGTTATCATCTTATGTAGAGGCATTAAAAATAGATTTTAGATCGCGAGACATAATTTCCTTTTATACAAGCATAATAAATGACATTGGATACTCGATTGTTTTAAACTGCGATAAAGATGAAATTTTTCAGAGCTTTTTTTACGCTCTTCAATTTGGGTTGAATCATTTCAAGTTGGCTTCTAACCCAAACAAAGAAAGAGAAATCCAAGTAGGAAAGACAACAATCAAAACGGTTGGAAAGGAGACTAGAGATTATATTGATTTCGGAACATGGATGACAGTGTTTTATACAGCCATTATTTTAAGGGATAAAAAAGCTATTGATTTTTTAACAGGTCTTGAGAACAGGTTTATGAAACAAGGAAACGTTTCTTTTGACGATGTAAGAATAGCCGAAGTCGAAGTTTATAAAGTTCTTTTTGAAGATTCTAAGTATTTAGAGAAAGCTATTGAGATTTATGAGTTAAAAGAAAAAGAGTTTAGTAAAACTAATCCATCAAGAAATTGGATTGACAATCAGGGAACTCCGGTTATAATGTTATGTAAATCAGTTCTTCAAAAAGATGCATTTGGTTTTAATGATCTTCTTGAAAAAGCTTTGAATAAACATAAAGAATATTTTAGTAAGAAAGATAGAGCGGCTGATTTCTGGGGTTGGGTTTCCTTTCCACTCCTTATGATTTGCTCCTATGCCTATGATAACGGAATTTCTATTACTGTAGAAAGTGACTATATACCTCGATGGTTATTTGAAGGTGATTTTAAAGATTGCGAACTAAATATAAAATAA
- a CDS encoding FAD-binding oxidoreductase: MEPAIVNILKVEPVTHNVRRFTLERPKGLTFVPGQAADISINTPEMKDEKRPFTFTGLTEWDHLEFTIKIYTDHNGVTNHLGKLKAGDQLIIHDVFGAIHYYGEGVFIAGGAGVTPFIAIFRQLKKEGKLGNNTLIFSNNTEKDIILREEFTQMLGKNFINTLTQEETKSFDHRMIDAVYLKEKLPTFSSYFYLCGPDPMVLALQKTLISLGAASSKVIVEQF; the protein is encoded by the coding sequence ATGGAACCTGCCATCGTCAACATATTGAAAGTTGAACCGGTTACGCACAACGTCAGGCGATTCACGTTGGAAAGACCTAAAGGCCTTACCTTCGTGCCCGGCCAAGCAGCCGACATTTCCATCAACACGCCGGAAATGAAGGATGAGAAAAGACCCTTCACCTTCACCGGGCTGACGGAGTGGGATCACCTGGAATTCACCATTAAGATCTATACGGATCACAACGGCGTCACCAATCACCTGGGCAAGTTGAAAGCCGGCGATCAATTGATCATCCATGATGTGTTCGGTGCCATCCACTACTATGGCGAAGGTGTTTTCATTGCAGGTGGTGCAGGGGTAACCCCGTTTATCGCCATCTTCCGGCAATTGAAAAAAGAGGGGAAACTGGGCAACAACACGCTGATCTTTTCCAACAACACCGAAAAGGATATCATCCTGCGCGAAGAGTTCACGCAAATGCTTGGCAAGAATTTTATCAACACGCTTACGCAGGAAGAGACAAAATCATTTGATCATCGCATGATCGATGCGGTTTACCTGAAAGAAAAGTTGCCTACCTTCTCTTCCTATTTTTATCTTTGCGGCCCTGACCCCATGGTGCTCGCTTTGCAAAAAACACTGATCTCGCTGGGAGCAGCATCCTCAAAAGTTATTGTTGAACAATTTTAG